In the Procambarus clarkii isolate CNS0578487 chromosome 70, FALCON_Pclarkii_2.0, whole genome shotgun sequence genome, TTAAGTTACTGAGCACTGAACACATAATAAATGGAGTGAGCCCTGAGCACATCCTGCTAAAGGGAGTGAGCACTGAGCACACCCTGCTAAAGGAAGTGAGCACTGAGCACACCCTGCTAAAGGAAGTGAGCACTGAGCACATCCTGCTAAAGGGAGTGAACACTGATCACACCCTACTAAAGGAAGTGAGCACTGATCACACCCTACTAAAGGAAGTGAGCACTGATCACACCCTACTAAAGGAAGTGAGCACTGAGCACATCCTGCTAAAGGGAGTGAGCACTGAGCACATCCTGCTAACGGGAGTGAGCACTGAGCACACCTTGCTAAAGGGAGTAAGTGCTGAGCACACATCCTGTTAAAGGAAGTGAGCACTGAGCACACCCTGCTAAAGGAAGTGAGCACTGAGCACACCCTGCTAAAGGAAGTGAGCACTGAGCACATCCTGCTAAAGGGAGTGAACACTGATCACACCCTACTAAAGGAAGTGAGCACTGATCACACCCTACTAAAGGAAGTGAGCACTGATCACACCCTACTAAAGGAAGTGAGCACTGATCACACCCTACTAAAGGAAGTGAGCACTGATCACACCCTACTAAAGGAAGTGAGCACTGAGCACACCCTACTAAAGGAAGTGAGCACTGAGCACATCCTGCTAACGGGAGTGAGCACTGAGCACACCCTGCTAACGGGAGTGAGCACTGAGCACATCCTGCTAACGGGAGTGAGCACTGAGCACACCTTGCTAAAGGGAGTGAGCACTGAGCACACCTTGCTAAAGGGAGTAAGTGCTGAGCACACATCCTGTTAAAGGGAGTGAGCACTGAGCACATCCTGCTAACGGGAGTGAGCACTGAGCACACCTTGCTAAAGGGAGTAAGCACTGAGCACATCCTGCTAAAGGGAGTGAGCACTGAGCACACCTTGCTAAAGGGAGTAAGTGCTGAGCACACATCCTGTTGAAGGGAGTGAGCACTGAGCACACCTTGCTAAAGGGAGTAAGTGCTGAGCACACATCCTGTTAAAGGGAGTGAGCACTGAGCACATCCTGCTAACGGGAGTGAGCACTGAGCACACCCTGCTAAAGGAAGTGAGCACTGAGCACATCCTGTTAAAGGGAGTGAGCACTGAGCACATCCTGCTAACGGGAGTGAGCACAAAGTTCTAAATATCAGCTGATACTGCTAATGACAGATTCGTGTTTTTCCCttcaagttgttaaagttctttgtCAAGTTTTTGCGCCAGCTCGGTGGGGCGTGTGTGACGATTTGTACCACTGATGCGCGACTTTCGTACCCTGCAGGTTGGCCGTTCGTACATGTTTAGTTCGCGTTTATTACACATTTCAATCTGTTTCATATAGCGTTTGTATACGTATATTTTATGTTCCTTATCACAGTAGTCATTGTAGATACAGACGGGACAGAGAGAACGACAGGTAGACGGAGTGCCGTAGTAGTGTGGAACCCGACTGAGAGCGACCAATTTCCAGCTGGCCAGAGTCCCTCTGCGTCGTTGTTCTTGCTCTGACGCCATGTTGTTTGTAGTGGTGACGCCATGTTGTTTGTAGTGGTGacgccatgttgatgtttgtggcGGTACAAAGTTGCTTCTGACAGCTTAGGGAAGACGTCTTAAAGACacctgcagcccgtcctcatcaacaaaggccaaatgctcattaatccagccgccgtaaccccgtttatgaatgaaaaacggttaacACACTCTTTTTGATACACAGTATGTTGAAATGGATGAATGTGTCTTGGGGGAATGGCCGcccctttaacgagcctggcctgaggactggTTGGTACGTGTAGGCTGCCGACTTATGAAACAATGTATCATATCTCTAGAGAAGGCGTCAGCAGCCTTCAAGAGGTCTGCCTTAAGCTGTCAGAGGCCAAGCTCAAAGGAACGTTTGAAGGGCATAATGTCTATTGTCTGTACTATAAGAATAACAATAACATTATTATTtagggaaagtacatacatagatgcagagttacaaacatactgttggatttataaatagagctagtacatacagtacctaaagccaagagctagtacatacagtacctaaagccaagagctagtacatacagtacctaaagccaagagctagtacatacagtacctaaagccaagagctagtacatacaatacctaaagccaagagctagtacatacaatacctaaagccaagagctagtacatacaatacctaaagccaagagctagtacatacaatacctaaagccaagagctagtacatacagtacctaaagccactaatacacatagcgtttcggccaaTATACTTTATATTATACTTTAGCAGTataagtcatcagaaaataatacATACCACCCAGGAACTAAAACTAGTTGCATAGTGCAATTCACTGATAGAAAAGTAATTTTCTTAATAAACTAATAATTCGGATATACTAAATTTCATGACAGAGTAAATATGTACACAACGCTTCCTGACAACATAGGTGGATGTGTAAGTACgtgcttacctaattgtgctggcgggaggttgagcttcagctatttgctcccgcctctcaactgtcaatcaactggtgtacaggttcctgagcctactgggctctatcatatctacatttcaaactgtgtatggagtcagcctccaccacattgggtGGAGGGTGTCCTCATCGAGGATTAGGTGTACTCACTGGAGGATTAGGTGTACTcaccacattaggtgagtacattactgcctaatgcattccacctgttaacctccctgacactgaattttttttttgtctctgtggctcatttgtgtgcttagttcccacctgtgtccccttgtgcgtgtaccatccatattaaatagtctatctttatctatccccccccatcaatttccctgagaattgtgTGTGGTAATCACgtctcccttaactcttctgtgttCTGTCttccgtgtgtgtatgtgtactcatctattgcgcttgcgggggttgagctttgactctttggtcccgactctcaactgtcaatcaacaggtgtacagattcccgagcctactgggctctatagcgcccatgtgtgtgtgtgtgtgtgtgtgtatacatatactTGTATGAATATGAGTATATATgtaggtgtatgtatgtatgtatatatcaaCAAGGTAAAACAATTCAGGAGGGCGCGCTAATTCAGCAAGACAATATAAAGTGTATCAATGAATTGAAATCTTTTCTTG is a window encoding:
- the LOC138356019 gene encoding leucine-rich repeat and coiled-coil domain-containing protein PF3D7_0703800-like; its protein translation is MIVERCTGFGIGRDWVHRSNVQTSDNPSANCPHRGHSRDGGHELLSTEHIINGVSPEHILLKGVSTEHTLLKEVSTEHTLLKEVSTEHILLKGVNTDHTLLKEVSTDHTLLKEVSTDHTLLKEEVSTEHTLLKEVSTEHTLLKEVSTEHILLKGVNTDHTLLKEVSTDHTLLKEVSTDHTLLKEVSTDHTLLKEVSTDHTLLKEVSTEHTLLKEVSTEHILLTGVSTEHTLLTGVSTEHILLTGVSTEHTLLKGVSTEHTLLKGGVSTEHILLTGVSTEHTLLKEVSTEHILLKGVSTEHILLTGVSTKF